ATCCTCTATCCAAGCAAGTCTGGTCAACGGAGCATGGTGCAAGGGGTGGTGATGAATTAAACCTCATCGAGGCAGGTAAAAACTATGGCTGGCCAGTGGTGAGCTTTAGTCAAGAATACATTGGTGGTAAGATTTCTGATGAAACATCTCGTCCTGATATGGTCGATCCCAAATTAGTGTGGACTCCTGCGATCGCTCCGTCTGGGTTGCTGTTATAGCGGTTTTCAAATGAGCGTGGTACGAGCGTCACATTCGTAAAACCAGCCAAAGAAGTCAGAATCGGAAACAGAATTGAAAGCGAGAGTGATAGCATCATAAAGCTGCTCAGTGGTTCTCGGAGCAATCGAACGCAGAATGGATTTGATTTTTGACCAAAACATCTCAATCGGTGATAAATCAGGAGAATAAGTGGGCAAGAAAATCAGTTTAGCGCCAGTATTCTCAATCGCAGTTCTGACCTCATCGCTACAGTGGAGATTGAGATTATCCATCACGACGACCATCGTATCGTTTAGCTGTGGTACAAGTACCTCAGTCACATAAAACAAAAAAGTTACCGCATTGTTACTGCCAAAAAATGATAGAGCCGCAATTACCCCCGTAATCGCGATCGCCGCAATGATGGTCAGATTTTTACCTTTGTTGTGTGGTTTACAGCCATGCGCCCTTGTGCCTTTTTTTGACCTTGCATAAGTCCTAGCCATATTTAGGTTTGTGCCTGACTCATCGATAAACACCAGATTATTGGTTTCGATTGCCCACATTATCAGTTGATATTCTAGTCTCAACTGTTTGACTGCTTCACTTTCTTGTTTGTCGGCATGAAAAGTTTTTTTTTGCGGGTTAACTCGATTTCCTGTAAGGCTCGACAAATCGTGGACTGACTTACCAATATCTCTGTCTTTTCCGCGAACCTTTGACTGATTTCTAGCAAGGTTATATCATTTTGTCCTTCAATGATTGCTTCTAGGATTGGGTAATGGGTTGCGTTGACTTTGGCTACTGCTCCTCCTCCATGGGGTTTTGCCGCCACACTCCCTGTTTGTTTTTGTCTTTGTACCAGATTATTGACCCAGCTTCGACTTACTGCAAACCTATCGGCTACTTCTTTCATCGTGGTTTTTCCTTTTTGATACCCTGCGATTACTCGTTCTCTCAAATCCTGTGAATACGCTTTTCCTGTTTGCATTTTCTCTCCATTTTACCTTGCTCTTGCTCATTTGAAAACCGCTATATATCGTGGCGATCGCTTTCCTAATTGGCAAGGTAATCTATTTGCGGGAGGTTTGGTATCTAGAGAAGTTATTCGCATCCAAATAGATGGTAATCAAACAGTGGTGCAAGAGAAGATTCCCATCGGTCAAAGGGTGCGTGATGTGCGACAGGGGAAAGATGGATTTATTTATATTCTCACTGACGAACAAGCGGGGCAACTCATCCGACTAGAACCAATGTAGTCATGGGATGTGGCACTCCGTGCCGTTTAACTTTACTGTAGCTGTTGAATCCGAAGCTTTTACAATCGCATACCTGCTTCTGGTCGTGAGCGTCAAACTGTTTATCGCGATCGCATCTTTAATCCTAATCATGAGAGTCATCTCATCGATAGGCGAAGCCGTAAACCCACATTTCTCGTAAAAAACCTTCGCATTCTCAGAAATAGCATGGACAAGGATAGCTCGTATTCCCACAATTTCACAGGCTTGTAGAGTTCTTATTCATTTTTGATCGCTCTATTATTTAACCAGTTATCTAGTTGACTATTGCCAGAGTCAAATCCCTTGATCTGGTGAGATAAATTGAGCTTTTCAGGCGATCGCAAATTATCTAAACTTATTCCCACGGAGATTTAGTTGTTAGTAACTTCTGTAACTTTTGATTTGGTTGAGGAACTCCATCCAATAATGCTATAAATTCCTGATGCTTCGATGAGTCATCATATCAGAAAGCCCAATCTAAAATAACATCTTGCGCCTTCTGATATGATGACTCAAGCATAAACTCAGAGGGCATTTTACCCTGTATTTCGGCAGCACGATCAATGATATTCCGTTTCTCTTATTTCACACGGATGTTAATCGTTACATCTCGATTTTGACTGGAAGAGGTGTTATCTATCAAGGTAGACATAGGGATTTACCTAAAATAGGAACTTCTTTACTCTAATATTTTGTATATACAATGTAATACATTGTCGAATTTTATGAAAAGCGATCGCCTCTTATAACCACAAATAGCGATCGCGATCGCACAGCGTTATTTTCTGATCAATAGTCTGGTTCATTCAATTACCTCTGATACGTCGCTATTCGGCATTTGTTTGATTGCTTCTAAGACTTGATTTTTAATCATCATTTTTTACCCACTTATTTAAAAAATACTATGCACAAAGAGAAACAACTGCTTTCTTTTCATCGATATTACCTAAATCAATGGGTTGCCTATTTTCAAATACACCAGTTTCAATAATTGCTTTGCATAACTTATCGATTACAGGAACTGAAACACTATTACCGATTAATTTCATCCATTTTGCTCTTGATTCTGGCAATTTAAAATCTTTAGGAAATCCCTGTATTAAACAAGCTTCACTTTTAGTAATCCTTCTAAATGCTTTAGGCTTATATATTTCTTGGATAAATTTATTTTTAAATTCCTCATGATTTGAGGCTTCTATAGTCTTTAAAGTTATGAAATCATTCGTGTCACTTGCCACCAAAGTTGGGAAAATATCCGAACTTGGTAAGAATATACGATTCACGCCAAATAATCCTGTGCTTATCTTAGTATTTTTAAAATCATAACGAACCTCATGACATTCAATAATTCTTTTTCCCCTAAGAGATTCAATAGTTTTTTCAATG
This genomic stretch from Pseudanabaena galeata CCNP1313 harbors:
- a CDS encoding type II toxin -antitoxin system TacA 1-like antitoxin, translated to MIDRAAEIQGKMPSEFMLESSYQKAQDVILDWAF
- a CDS encoding helix-turn-helix domain-containing protein, whose amino-acid sequence is MQTGKAYSQDLRERVIAGYQKGKTTMKEVADRFAVSRSWVNNLVQRQKQTGSVAAKPHGGGAVAKVNATHYPILEAIIEGQNDITLLEISQRFAEKTEILVSQSTICRALQEIELTRKKKLFMPTNKKVKQSNS
- a CDS encoding IS630 family transposase — its product is MSSLTGNRVNPQKKTFHADKQESEAVKQLRLEYQLIMWAIETNNLVFIDESGTNLNMARTYARSKKGTRAHGCKPHNKGKNLTIIAAIAITGVIAALSFFGSNNAVTFLFYVTEVLVPQLNDTMVVVMDNLNLHCSDEVRTAIENTGAKLIFLPTYSPDLSPIEMFWSKIKSILRSIAPRTTEQLYDAITLAFNSVSDSDFFGWFYECDARTTLI